Proteins encoded in a region of the Euleptes europaea isolate rEulEur1 chromosome 3, rEulEur1.hap1, whole genome shotgun sequence genome:
- the GPRC5A gene encoding retinoic acid-induced protein 3 produces the protein MTTAAPPRGCGNISSDYYLLCDTVKDWGIALESLAAAGILTTIILILVLFCLIGKVQDNSKRNLIPVQFFFLLGTLGIFGLTFAFIIKLNERIAPTRFFLFGVLFALCFSCLLVHAFNLLKLVRGRPPSSAPMLLVITFSLTLVQIIIAIQYVAINRETLRAQKDIMEPQTHDDFVLLLIYVLFLMALLFVACMFVFCGPYRKWKRHGAHICITILFSIGIWVAWITLLTRPNRDTSWDDPVMCVALVANGCVFLIMYVLPEFCFLTVPQNPGDYPPENNFCQPKHMKRNYGVENQAFAQEDQTQGETGDRTYIPYSTHFQLETLESQQDFSIPRPKTRSSPYQEYAGGKGVK, from the exons ATGACGACCGCAGCTCCCCCTAGAGGCTGTGGCAACATAAGCAGCGACTATTACCTCCTCTGTGACACTGTCAAGGACTGGGGCATTGCTCTAGAAAGCCTGGCTGCAGCTGGTATTCTCACCACCATCATCCTCATACTAGTGCTCTTTTGCCTTATAGGTAAAGTCCAAGACAACTCTAAGAGGAACCTGATCCCAGTTCAGTTCTTCTTCCTTCTGGGCACTCTAGGAATCTTTGGCCTCACCTTTGCCTTCATCATCAAGCTCAATGAGAGGATTGCCCCCACCCGTTTCTTCCTTTTTGGGGTCCTTTTTGCCCTCTGCTTCTCCTGTCTCCTTGTCCATGCCTTCAACCTTCTCAAGCTCGTGAGGGGGAGACCCCCAAGTTCTGCACCGATGCTACTGGTTATCACCTTCAGCCTCACCCTTGTACAAATTATCATAGCCATACAGTATGTAGCCATCAACAGAGAAACACTAAGGGCTCAAAAAGATATAATGGAGCCACAAACCCATGATGACTttgttttgcttctcatctaCGTGCTTTTCCTCATGGCCCTTCTCTTTGTAGCTTGTATGTTTGTATTCTGTGGGCCATACAGAAAGTGGAAGAGGCATGGAGCTCACATATGCATCACTATCTTATTCTCCATTGGCATCTGGGTGGCTTGGATCACCCTGCTGACGAGACCCAACCGAGACACCAGCTGGGATGATCCTGTTATGTGTGTGGCGCTGGTGGCCAATGGATGTGTCTTCCTGATTATGTATGTACTGCCTGAATTTTGCTTCCTCACTGTTCCACAAAACCCTGGGGACTACCCTCCAGAAAATAATTTCTGCCAGCCTAAACACATGAAGAGAAACTATGGCGTAGAGAACCAAGCCTTTGCTCAGGAGGACCAAACACAAG GGGAAACTGGAGATCGTACATACATTCCTTATTCAACTCATTTTCAGCTGGAG ACCCTCGAGTCTCAACAGGATTTCTCCATCCCCCGGCCTAAAACACGGTCTAGTCCATACCAGGAATATGCTGGCGGGAAAGGGGTCAAGTAA